One genomic window of Campylobacter curvus includes the following:
- the waaA gene encoding lipid IV(A) 3-deoxy-D-manno-octulosonic acid transferase has protein sequence MVAIYYILALIVWLFGAVFLLFLSLKTKYRRSIPARFFLYKNAKFAPSKVHFHACSFGEIQALKPILELFNDKAISVVTNTGYEAAKKITQNSRFLPFEIFIPFWLQKSKILVVFEAELWLMLVFWAKFQGSRVILINARISDRSYERYLKFAFFYHVIFKYIDRVYAQSQIDKERLSTLGAREILVCGNIKSAFLPKPSKIYKKPKERVIVLASTHEGEEAALLNGLNLGVDDKLIIAPRHPERFGEVANLAVKFATKGGLSFAKFSQSQNLGAQVNLIDSLGELVNIYAISDVVVLGGSFMPGIGGHNPIEAAQFEPVLISGKHIFNQKALFSLVSDVKFASADEVAKLINSELKRCKIMQKGDVSQIIEDIRSAYE, from the coding sequence GTGGTTGCGATCTATTATATTTTAGCCCTGATAGTTTGGCTTTTCGGGGCTGTTTTCCTACTTTTTTTAAGCCTTAAAACAAAATATCGTCGTTCGATCCCGGCTAGATTTTTTTTATATAAAAATGCGAAATTCGCCCCATCAAAGGTGCATTTTCACGCCTGCTCGTTTGGCGAGATCCAAGCCCTTAAGCCTATTTTAGAGCTTTTTAACGACAAGGCTATCAGCGTCGTAACGAATACCGGCTACGAAGCGGCTAAAAAAATAACGCAAAATTCACGTTTTTTACCGTTTGAAATTTTCATACCTTTTTGGCTGCAAAAGAGTAAAATTTTAGTCGTTTTTGAGGCTGAGCTTTGGCTAATGCTCGTTTTTTGGGCGAAATTCCAAGGCTCTCGCGTGATACTCATAAACGCCAGGATCTCAGACAGAAGCTATGAAAGATACCTGAAATTCGCCTTTTTTTACCACGTCATATTTAAGTATATCGACCGCGTCTATGCGCAAAGTCAGATCGATAAAGAGCGTTTGAGCACGCTTGGAGCGAGGGAAATTTTGGTTTGCGGCAATATAAAATCAGCCTTTTTGCCAAAGCCAAGTAAAATTTATAAAAAGCCAAAAGAGCGGGTCATAGTGCTAGCCAGCACGCACGAAGGCGAGGAAGCGGCCTTGCTAAACGGGCTAAATTTAGGCGTTGATGATAAGCTCATTATCGCTCCGCGCCATCCAGAGAGATTTGGTGAAGTCGCAAATTTAGCGGTCAAGTTTGCCACTAAAGGCGGCCTTAGCTTTGCGAAATTTAGCCAAAGCCAAAATTTGGGTGCACAAGTAAATCTCATAGATAGCCTAGGCGAGCTCGTAAATATCTACGCGATCAGCGATGTAGTAGTGCTTGGCGGTAGTTTCATGCCGGGTATCGGAGGGCACAATCCCATCGAGGCTGCGCAGTTTGAGCCGGTACTGATAAGTGGAAAGCACATTTTTAATCAAAAGGCGCTTTTCTCGCTGGTCAGTGATGTGAAATTTGCAAGCGCGGACGAGGTGGCAAAGCTCATAAATAGCGAGTTAAAAAGGTGTAAGATCATGCAAAAAGGCGACGTGTCGCAAATAATCGAGGACATCAGGAGCGCTTATGAATGA
- a CDS encoding DUF3972 domain-containing protein: MQTFLKIDEFCQLVHLQREVIEGMIERGVLNTRTDDGEIYIEASQGMMSVVPAANTNLTASPNALNGESFVEKTIGTILNLHEKVLDAKDETLEVLRNENKFLKEALFSMQELYDEDRKTIETLTQQLKLAQDEVEFLKRKYKLMWNKAVENFKES, encoded by the coding sequence ATGCAGACTTTTTTAAAGATAGATGAATTTTGCCAGCTCGTGCATTTGCAGCGCGAAGTCATCGAGGGCATGATAGAGCGCGGCGTGCTAAACACCAGGACGGACGACGGAGAAATTTACATCGAGGCCAGTCAGGGCATGATGAGCGTCGTACCGGCTGCAAATACGAATTTAACAGCGAGCCCGAATGCGCTAAACGGCGAGAGCTTCGTAGAAAAGACGATAGGCACGATATTAAATTTACACGAGAAGGTGCTTGACGCGAAAGACGAGACGCTTGAAGTGCTGCGAAATGAGAATAAATTTTTAAAAGAGGCGCTTTTTTCGATGCAAGAGCTTTACGACGAGGACAGAAAGACGATCGAGACGCTCACACAGCAGCTCAAGCTCGCACAAGACGAGGTCGAGTTTTTGAAGCGAAAATACAAGCTGATGTGGAACAAAGCGGTTGAAAATTTTAAGGAAAGCTAA
- a CDS encoding peptidase U32 family protein has product MIKPELLCPAGNFTKLKIALNYGADAVYGSVASFSLRTRSAREFNLESFEEAIKYTHAKGKKFYATVNAFPFNGQIEPLKRHLEMISEFRPDAFIIATPGVMSLAKQIAPDIDIHLSTQANVMNWLDAKIYHEMGATRIVVAREMNLKDVIKIKEILPQLEIEIFVHGSMCFAYSGRCLVSSVQSGRMSNRGSCANDCRFKYELYAKNPESGTLFRLEEDEEGGTHVMNSKDLNLSAHIEEIMKSGAVDSFKIEGRTKSEYYAACTARAYRMAIDDAAEGKFDAEIYAAELNTLKNRGFTDGYLVHRPYERTDTQNHISSLEEGTHQVHAISEDGEFLKCKFKLVANEEYEIVAPLGANVGECDNEIGEIFTRDGKKFVKFHQLVTKKGKMMSEIHSGNENEIRLPAKLPEFSFLRKEFK; this is encoded by the coding sequence GTGATAAAGCCCGAGCTGCTCTGTCCCGCGGGAAATTTCACCAAGCTTAAAATCGCTCTAAACTACGGTGCAGACGCGGTTTACGGCTCGGTGGCCAGTTTCTCGTTACGCACCCGCTCGGCACGCGAATTCAACCTTGAAAGCTTTGAAGAGGCTATAAAATACACGCACGCTAAAGGCAAGAAATTTTACGCGACGGTGAATGCTTTCCCGTTTAACGGGCAGATCGAGCCGCTAAAACGTCACCTGGAAATGATAAGCGAATTTAGGCCGGACGCTTTCATCATCGCAACGCCAGGAGTGATGAGCCTGGCAAAGCAGATCGCACCCGATATAGACATACATCTTAGCACGCAAGCAAACGTCATGAACTGGCTAGATGCTAAAATTTACCACGAAATGGGCGCGACTCGCATCGTCGTAGCCCGTGAGATGAACCTAAAAGACGTCATAAAGATAAAAGAAATTTTACCCCAGCTTGAGATCGAGATTTTCGTTCACGGCTCGATGTGTTTTGCGTATTCCGGGCGCTGTCTGGTGAGCTCGGTGCAAAGTGGCAGGATGTCAAATCGCGGCAGCTGCGCGAACGACTGTCGTTTCAAATACGAGCTTTACGCTAAAAATCCTGAAAGCGGCACTCTTTTTCGCCTCGAGGAGGATGAGGAGGGCGGCACTCACGTGATGAACTCGAAGGATCTAAATTTAAGCGCTCATATCGAGGAGATAATGAAAAGCGGGGCGGTAGATAGCTTCAAGATAGAAGGGCGCACAAAGAGCGAATACTACGCTGCATGCACCGCTAGGGCTTACAGGATGGCGATAGATGACGCCGCGGAGGGTAAATTTGACGCTGAAATTTACGCAGCTGAGCTTAATACGCTCAAAAATCGCGGTTTTACAGACGGCTATCTCGTTCATCGCCCTTACGAGCGCACCGATACGCAAAATCACATCTCCAGCCTCGAGGAGGGCACGCATCAGGTGCATGCCATAAGCGAGGACGGAGAATTTTTAAAGTGTAAATTTAAGCTCGTGGCGAATGAGGAGTATGAGATAGTAGCTCCGCTTGGCGCGAATGTCGGCGAGTGCGATAACGAAATAGGCGAAATTTTCACACGCGATGGCAAAAAATTCGTGAAATTTCACCAGCTCGTGACCAAAAAAGGCAAGATGATGAGCGAGATTCACAGCGGAAACGAAAACGAGATAAGATTGCCGGCAAAACTGCCTGAATTTAGCTTTTTGAGAAAGGAATTTAAATGA
- the glyQ gene encoding glycine--tRNA ligase subunit alpha — translation MTFSEIILTLQSYWREQGCVILQPYDMPAGAGTYHQATFLRSLGPKPWATAYVAPSRRPTDGRYGENPNRLGAYYQFQVLIKPSPENIQELYLKSLERLGLDLKKHDIRFVEDNWESPTLGAWGLGWEVWLDGMEVTQFTYFQQVGGIACELISGEITYGLERLAMYLQDIDNVYDIVWDDKNGIVTYGDVHKQGEYEWSKYNFEIADTAMLFNQFENAFKECKRCLEAKISLPAYDYCMLAAHTFNVLDARGAISVTQRQEYILKIRELAKECALTYKASLEEKGE, via the coding sequence ATGACATTTTCAGAGATTATTTTAACACTTCAAAGCTACTGGAGAGAGCAAGGCTGCGTGATACTTCAGCCATACGATATGCCGGCTGGTGCGGGCACCTATCATCAAGCGACCTTTTTACGAAGTCTTGGACCAAAACCTTGGGCGACAGCCTATGTAGCGCCTTCACGCCGCCCGACTGACGGCAGATACGGTGAAAATCCAAACCGCCTCGGAGCCTACTATCAGTTTCAAGTGCTTATCAAGCCAAGCCCTGAAAATATCCAAGAGCTTTATCTAAAGAGCCTCGAGCGACTCGGTCTTGATCTGAAAAAGCACGACATACGCTTCGTAGAGGACAACTGGGAGAGCCCGACGCTGGGTGCTTGGGGACTTGGCTGGGAGGTCTGGCTAGACGGTATGGAAGTGACGCAGTTTACTTACTTTCAACAAGTAGGCGGCATTGCATGCGAGCTGATCAGCGGTGAGATCACCTACGGGCTTGAGCGTCTGGCTATGTATCTGCAAGATATCGATAACGTCTATGATATCGTTTGGGACGATAAAAACGGCATCGTGACCTATGGCGACGTGCATAAGCAAGGCGAATACGAGTGGAGCAAATATAACTTCGAGATCGCCGACACCGCGATGCTTTTTAATCAATTTGAAAACGCATTCAAGGAGTGCAAGCGCTGCCTTGAAGCCAAAATTTCGCTGCCTGCGTATGATTATTGTATGCTGGCGGCGCACACGTTTAATGTCCTTGACGCGCGCGGAGCGATCTCGGTAACGCAAAGGCAGGAGTATATCCTCAAAATTCGCGAACTAGCTAAAGAGTGTGCGCTCACATATAAAGCTAGCCTTGAGGAAAAAGGTGAGTAA
- a CDS encoding chemotaxis protein: MTQEELDALMAGGLDDMDDTGETEPKTEETKTQEIKEEPTPAKQAKDDGVMTIDPSTYRVSAEAAWPPPPPTEDHKMVHQLDDVTRDSEAKATEMLDKLETINNFFMDAESGCGTINDGISANIELFGTLKEKFPNVAAFAEAFERNNALKSSVDEIIGNLQMGQDEIMMAMDMMQYQDIHRQKIERVINVMRALSKYMNTLFEGKIDDDKRVGSAVHIAGDTTTENLVSNDDIEALIESLGKK; encoded by the coding sequence ATGACCCAAGAGGAACTTGACGCCCTTATGGCGGGCGGACTCGATGATATGGACGACACCGGCGAGACCGAGCCTAAGACAGAAGAGACAAAAACGCAAGAGATAAAAGAAGAGCCGACTCCGGCTAAACAAGCTAAAGATGACGGCGTGATGACGATAGATCCTAGCACTTACCGCGTCAGTGCGGAGGCTGCGTGGCCACCGCCGCCACCGACCGAGGATCATAAAATGGTGCACCAGCTCGACGATGTCACGCGCGACAGCGAGGCAAAAGCTACCGAGATGCTGGATAAACTAGAGACCATAAATAACTTTTTCATGGACGCAGAGAGCGGCTGCGGGACTATAAACGACGGGATATCGGCAAATATCGAGCTTTTTGGCACGCTTAAAGAGAAATTTCCTAACGTTGCGGCTTTTGCCGAGGCTTTCGAGCGAAACAACGCCCTAAAATCAAGTGTAGACGAGATAATAGGAAATCTACAAATGGGTCAAGACGAGATAATGATGGCTATGGATATGATGCAATATCAAGACATCCATCGTCAAAAGATAGAGCGCGTTATCAACGTCATGAGGGCGCTTAGCAAATACATGAACACCTTGTTCGAGGGCAAGATAGATGACGATAAACGCGTCGGCTCGGCGGTGCATATCGCAGGCGATACTACGACTGAAAATTTAGTCAGCAACGACGATATAGAAGCGCTTATCGAAAGCTTGGGCAAGAAGTGA
- a CDS encoding histidinol-phosphatase — MKIDLHNHTYLCNHAEGSVSEYIEAAIKCGTEIFGFSDHNPMNFDEAYRMSFEQMDEYEKMVLEAREIFADRIKILLAYEVDFLPGFMDERVFARQVDYLIGSVHFIGGWGFDNLEFIGEYKNKDIDKIWRDYFECVKALAECGKFDIVGHIDLLKIFKFLPKADIKILIQDALKAIKKANLAIEINAAGFRKPIGEQYPSREILSLAYEMDIPISFGSDAHSPKDVGANGEICENLAREIGYDKCVCFEKRDRYFVKF, encoded by the coding sequence ATGAAAATAGATCTGCACAATCACACATACCTATGCAACCACGCCGAGGGCAGCGTCAGCGAATATATCGAAGCTGCGATCAAATGCGGTACCGAAATTTTTGGCTTTAGCGATCATAATCCCATGAATTTCGACGAGGCTTATAGGATGAGCTTCGAGCAAATGGACGAATACGAAAAAATGGTGCTTGAAGCGCGCGAAATTTTCGCCGATAGGATCAAAATTTTACTGGCTTACGAGGTAGATTTTTTACCAGGATTCATGGACGAGCGAGTTTTTGCCAGGCAGGTCGATTATCTGATCGGCTCGGTGCATTTTATCGGCGGTTGGGGCTTTGACAATCTAGAATTCATAGGCGAATACAAGAACAAAGACATAGATAAAATTTGGCGCGATTATTTTGAGTGCGTCAAAGCTCTTGCAGAGTGCGGTAAATTTGACATCGTAGGGCATATTGATCTTTTAAAAATCTTTAAATTCCTGCCAAAGGCGGATATCAAAATTTTGATCCAAGATGCCCTAAAAGCGATAAAAAAGGCAAATTTAGCGATCGAGATAAACGCTGCAGGCTTTAGAAAACCTATCGGCGAGCAGTATCCAAGCCGCGAAATTTTAAGCCTAGCTTACGAGATGGACATCCCGATCAGCTTCGGCTCGGACGCTCACTCGCCAAAAGATGTCGGCGCAAACGGCGAAATTTGTGAGAATTTAGCCCGTGAGATAGGCTATGACAAATGCGTTTGTTTCGAGAAAAGGGATAGGTATTTTGTAAAATTTTAG
- a CDS encoding GyrI-like domain-containing protein, which yields MQIVEVKSGFEICGLKTRTSNTLEMSGRGKIAALWDEFLKFSYDETGEVFVPQSEIYAVYHDYESDFNGKYSLLIGVKADTLKPGANLEKIYVHAGRYAVFGTEDLSDENLGAKGADLTIALWKAIWVNFENSSLKRAYGTDFELYLGDGIKIYISIK from the coding sequence ATGCAAATCGTTGAGGTAAAAAGCGGCTTTGAAATTTGCGGACTAAAGACGCGAACGAGCAATACCCTTGAGATGAGTGGACGCGGTAAGATCGCGGCGCTTTGGGATGAATTTTTAAAATTTAGCTACGATGAAACGGGCGAGGTATTCGTGCCGCAGAGTGAAATTTACGCCGTATATCATGACTATGAGAGCGATTTTAACGGCAAATACTCGCTTCTTATCGGTGTAAAAGCAGATACTTTAAAGCCGGGTGCGAATTTAGAAAAGATTTACGTGCATGCAGGGCGATATGCCGTTTTTGGCACGGAGGATCTAAGCGATGAAAATTTAGGCGCTAAGGGGGCGGATCTAACCATCGCACTTTGGAAAGCGATCTGGGTAAATTTTGAAAATTCAAGCTTAAAGCGAGCGTATGGCACGGACTTTGAGCTATATTTGGGCGATGGGATCAAAATTTACATATCGATAAAATAA
- the purE gene encoding 5-(carboxyamino)imidazole ribonucleotide mutase: MKFVSIIMGSKSDYDVVLNAAHELEKFGVKYELIISSAHRSPQRTADYVKEAEAKGAQVFIAAAGMAAHLAGAIAANTTRPVIGIPMSGGALNGVDALYSTVQMPAGMPVATLAIGKAGAINSAYLAMQILALSDSELAQKLKADRAAKAQGVASDSASVEVIL; encoded by the coding sequence ATGAAATTCGTATCGATCATAATGGGAAGCAAGAGCGATTACGACGTTGTGTTAAATGCGGCGCACGAGCTTGAAAAATTTGGCGTCAAATACGAGCTCATCATCAGCTCTGCGCACAGAAGCCCGCAGCGAACGGCTGATTATGTAAAAGAGGCCGAGGCTAAGGGTGCGCAGGTGTTCATCGCAGCTGCCGGGATGGCGGCTCATTTAGCAGGCGCGATCGCTGCAAATACGACTCGTCCGGTCATCGGCATACCGATGAGCGGCGGTGCGTTAAACGGAGTCGATGCGCTTTACTCGACCGTACAAATGCCAGCCGGCATGCCCGTAGCGACCCTGGCTATCGGCAAGGCAGGGGCGATAAATTCCGCATATCTGGCGATGCAAATTTTAGCGCTTAGCGACAGTGAGCTGGCTCAAAAGCTAAAAGCCGACAGGGCAGCCAAAGCGCAAGGCGTAGCTAGCGACTCGGCTAGCGTGGAAGTCATACTTTAA
- a CDS encoding Nif3-like dinuclear metal center hexameric protein encodes MKIVEIYKILDAIAPFDSQESWDNSGLLVGSLEGEFERIYLSLDLSREILENALPNSLFITHHPLIFKGLKSLNFSCYPSNLIQKMIEKNINLISMHTNADLAFLNEYFTREILGFEPSGKDGFLMYCEVKFSFDELACLLKEKLRVETIRAVHAKDEISRICVCTGSGADLIGDVRADAFLTGDLKYHQALEAKENGINLFDIGHFESERYFGAALAKYLQNLEIEVIIADFKNPFTHC; translated from the coding sequence ATGAAAATCGTTGAAATTTATAAAATTTTAGATGCCATAGCTCCATTTGATAGCCAAGAGAGCTGGGACAATAGCGGCCTGCTCGTTGGCTCGCTCGAGGGTGAATTCGAGCGGATTTATCTAAGTTTAGATCTAAGCCGTGAAATTTTGGAAAACGCCCTGCCAAATTCCCTTTTCATAACTCATCATCCGCTGATCTTTAAAGGGCTAAAAAGCCTAAATTTCAGCTGCTACCCAAGCAATCTGATCCAAAAAATGATAGAGAAAAACATAAACCTCATCTCGATGCACACAAATGCCGATCTGGCGTTTTTAAACGAGTATTTCACTCGCGAAATTTTAGGCTTTGAGCCAAGCGGAAAAGATGGATTTTTGATGTATTGCGAGGTGAAATTCAGCTTTGATGAGCTCGCTTGTCTTTTAAAAGAAAAGCTCAGGGTCGAGACTATAAGAGCGGTTCATGCAAAAGATGAAATTTCAAGGATCTGCGTTTGCACCGGTAGCGGAGCCGATCTTATCGGCGATGTCAGAGCTGATGCCTTTTTGACCGGAGATCTAAAATATCACCAAGCACTCGAGGCAAAAGAGAACGGGATAAATTTATTTGACATCGGACATTTTGAGAGTGAGCGCTATTTTGGGGCTGCTTTGGCAAAATATTTGCAAAATCTTGAAATTGAGGTTATAATAGCGGATTTTAAAAACCCATTTACGCATTGCTAA
- a CDS encoding zinc ribbon domain-containing protein, whose translation MNKYLEQLVELSKFDKQIDEFTPRIENVEKAYKAIQDECNELAQKIGELEDEMNELRSQKSGTNAHIAEFSAKIKEVAKKSGSAKSEKEVKALSLEEDIAKEQLEAANEEIARLEKLIDNKTSQKDELGTKKSELETNLSKIESEISSQLEAIEKERAEVYAKKEKLVGQMNQKILTFYEKIRKWAHNTAVVPVKKQACYGCFMQINDKTFSAVVRGEDIITCPHCGRILFKENVEA comes from the coding sequence ATGAATAAATACCTGGAACAATTGGTCGAGCTTTCAAAATTTGATAAACAAATCGACGAATTCACGCCTCGCATAGAAAACGTAGAAAAAGCCTACAAGGCTATACAAGACGAGTGCAACGAGCTTGCGCAAAAGATAGGCGAACTAGAGGACGAGATGAACGAGCTAAGATCTCAAAAATCCGGCACGAACGCGCATATAGCGGAATTTTCAGCCAAGATAAAAGAGGTCGCCAAAAAAAGCGGCTCGGCAAAGAGTGAAAAAGAGGTAAAAGCCCTTTCTCTTGAAGAAGACATCGCAAAAGAGCAGCTCGAAGCTGCAAACGAGGAGATCGCGAGACTTGAAAAGCTGATCGATAATAAAACTTCCCAAAAAGATGAGCTTGGCACTAAAAAATCCGAACTCGAAACAAATCTGAGCAAGATCGAGAGTGAAATTTCATCTCAGCTAGAAGCCATCGAAAAAGAGCGTGCCGAAGTCTATGCTAAAAAAGAGAAATTAGTCGGCCAGATGAATCAAAAAATCCTCACATTTTACGAGAAGATCCGCAAATGGGCGCACAATACCGCTGTCGTTCCGGTCAAAAAACAAGCTTGCTACGGCTGTTTCATGCAGATAAACGACAAAACGTTCTCGGCCGTCGTCCGCGGCGAGGACATCATCACTTGCCCGCACTGCGGAAGAATTTTATTTAAAGAAAACGTAGAGGCATAA